A window from Sinorhizobium fredii encodes these proteins:
- a CDS encoding PilZ domain-containing protein encodes MFSFQHAQNSGPRPHQENAFQRVSVNLAGRLMLANRDEYECTAVDMSPGDVLFATAARPRTGERIIAYIDHVGRLEGTVSRLGEDAFVIQLNATERKREKLAAQLTWIANKHELGLPEDRRHDRLAPRKTVTELTVDTGEKYACRIIDLSLSGAAVDIDVRPAIGTAVKLGHGMKGRIVRHFQEGVAIEFSGIQAREALTEFL; translated from the coding sequence ATGTTCTCGTTTCAGCACGCCCAAAATAGCGGCCCGAGGCCACACCAGGAGAACGCCTTTCAGCGTGTTTCGGTAAATCTTGCGGGGCGGCTGATGCTTGCCAATCGTGACGAATATGAATGCACCGCGGTCGACATGTCGCCGGGGGACGTGCTTTTCGCGACCGCGGCGCGGCCGCGCACCGGTGAGCGCATCATCGCCTATATCGATCACGTCGGCCGCCTCGAAGGCACCGTATCGAGACTCGGCGAGGATGCCTTCGTCATCCAGTTGAACGCCACCGAGCGCAAGCGCGAGAAGCTCGCCGCGCAGCTCACCTGGATTGCCAACAAGCACGAACTGGGACTGCCGGAGGATCGGCGCCACGACCGGCTTGCGCCGCGCAAGACGGTCACCGAGCTCACCGTCGACACCGGTGAGAAATATGCCTGCCGCATCATCGACCTTTCGCTCTCGGGTGCGGCGGTCGACATCGACGTCCGCCCCGCCATAGGAACGGCGGTCAAGCTCGGCCACGGCATGAAGGGCAGGATCGTGCGCCATTTCCAGGAGGGCGTGGCGATCGAGTTTTCCGGGATCCAGGCGCGCGAGGCGCTGACCGAATTCCTCTAG
- a CDS encoding PAS domain-containing protein — protein MELFQYWNAVRGNRDLPRRDEIDPAHIRSLLPDLFILQRQASRDVRFRLAGTGVCALFGRELRDGQFGDLWLDSEADGTARIAEEVMTQMTPMLLYARGATGAGDELDVELLLAPLASSDGTNDRLLGALSPLARPVWLHMTPLTHLVSTGLSLPDASPNLPLDPAYRQPATTKSNVAGWIGRNNRKVSHLRILDGGRRD, from the coding sequence ATGGAGCTGTTCCAGTATTGGAATGCAGTCCGCGGCAATCGCGACCTTCCGCGCCGGGACGAAATCGATCCGGCGCATATCCGTTCGCTGCTGCCCGATCTTTTCATTCTTCAAAGGCAGGCAAGCCGTGACGTTCGCTTTCGTCTTGCGGGGACTGGAGTCTGCGCGCTGTTCGGCCGAGAATTGCGCGACGGGCAATTCGGCGACCTCTGGCTCGACTCGGAAGCGGACGGAACCGCCCGTATTGCCGAAGAGGTGATGACGCAAATGACGCCCATGCTGCTCTATGCCCGCGGCGCCACGGGGGCCGGTGACGAACTCGACGTTGAACTGCTGCTTGCGCCCCTCGCATCGTCCGACGGTACGAACGACCGTCTGCTCGGCGCGCTCTCTCCCCTCGCCCGCCCGGTCTGGCTGCATATGACGCCGCTCACGCATCTTGTCTCAACCGGCCTCAGCCTTCCCGATGCTTCCCCAAACCTGCCGCTCGATCCCGCCTATCGGCAACCGGCGACGACAAAATCAAACGTTGCAGGATGGATCGGACGCAACAATCGCAAGGTGTCGCATTTGCGCATCCTTGACGGCGGCAGGCGTGACTGA
- a CDS encoding rhomboid family intramembrane serine protease: protein MEQDQPATPVDGESTVSRSREPAFNLPQGLNFVLLFLVAIHAIRTYVLPETLDQEVILNFAFLPARYTIPLGEQGLVWLWSPVTYSFLHGSWEHLIFNVFWMVAFGAPVVRRIGVARLALFWCLSAAAAVALHVVFHWGEMAVVVGASGVVSGFMGAAARFVFSPSGRISRQFAHLNRRLSLTETLGNRSVLVFTGIWFLTNFLIGLGLFSMGGAGSVAWEAHIGGFLFGFLLFGLFDPRK from the coding sequence ATGGAACAGGATCAGCCGGCGACACCGGTCGATGGCGAAAGCACGGTAAGCCGCAGCCGGGAACCCGCCTTCAATCTTCCGCAGGGCCTGAACTTCGTTCTCCTGTTCCTCGTGGCGATCCACGCGATCAGAACCTATGTTCTGCCGGAGACGCTGGACCAGGAAGTCATTCTCAACTTTGCTTTTCTGCCGGCGCGCTACACGATCCCGCTCGGCGAGCAGGGTCTCGTCTGGCTGTGGTCTCCCGTTACCTATTCCTTTCTCCACGGCAGTTGGGAGCATCTGATTTTCAATGTCTTCTGGATGGTTGCGTTCGGCGCGCCGGTGGTGCGGCGCATCGGCGTCGCGCGGCTCGCCCTCTTCTGGTGTCTCTCGGCTGCAGCGGCCGTCGCCCTGCACGTCGTCTTCCATTGGGGCGAGATGGCGGTGGTTGTCGGTGCCTCAGGCGTTGTCTCCGGTTTCATGGGAGCGGCGGCGCGCTTCGTCTTTTCGCCGAGCGGCCGCATCAGCCGCCAATTCGCCCATCTCAACCGCCGGCTTTCGCTCACGGAAACGCTGGGAAACCGGTCAGTATTGGTGTTCACCGGGATATGGTTCCTGACCAACTTCCTGATCGGGCTCGGCCTCTTCTCCATGGGAGGCGCGGGAAGCGTCGCCTGGGAGGCGCATATCGGCGGCTTTCTCTTCGGCTTCCTTCTGTTCGGCCTGTTCGATCCGCGCAAGTGA
- a CDS encoding CBS domain-containing protein, with protein sequence MSVKAILNEKGRSVVTVTPQVTVQQAATLLHDNHIGAVVIVDVDDHIVGILTERDVVASIAKYGAGCLDKPVSSVMWQNVYCCGEEMTVQSLMEMMSKFRARHLPVESEGRLAGIISIGDVVKYHIRAIERETEEIKAYIAG encoded by the coding sequence ATGTCAGTCAAAGCAATTCTCAATGAAAAGGGCCGCAGCGTCGTAACCGTGACGCCTCAGGTGACGGTGCAGCAGGCGGCGACATTGCTCCATGACAATCATATCGGTGCCGTGGTCATCGTCGATGTCGATGATCATATCGTCGGCATTCTCACCGAACGCGACGTCGTCGCCTCCATTGCCAAATATGGTGCCGGCTGTCTCGACAAACCGGTCTCATCGGTCATGTGGCAGAACGTCTATTGCTGCGGCGAGGAAATGACGGTGCAGAGCCTGATGGAGATGATGAGCAAATTCCGCGCGCGCCATCTCCCGGTCGAAAGCGAGGGCCGCCTGGCGGGTATCATATCGATCGGCGACGTGGTGAAATACCATATTCGCGCCATCGAGCGGGAGACCGAAGAAATCAAGGCATACATCGCCGGCTAG
- a CDS encoding patatin-like phospholipase family protein — translation MLNWTFTRNTQIADLSGPNGTSLTTTPSEPVPLSAKPKIAIALGGGAARGWAHIGVLRALDEEGVEVGMIAGTSIGALVGGCYLSGKLDELEDFARSLTVRRIASLLDFAIGGGGLFGGLRLTKRMQEHLENISIEDLDRPFIAVATEVHSGHEVWLEKGSLITSIRASYALPGIFEPIHANGRTLIDGALVNPVPVSVCRAYEQQLVVAVNLNYDLYGRSAVVKHNAGMEAPDAPAKPGSAYSARLGMTSVMVQAFNIIQDRISRARLAGDPPDLALHPKLNDIGLSEFHRAGEAIERGYLEAKAKLAEIKRMQEALTR, via the coding sequence ATGTTGAACTGGACGTTCACGCGCAATACTCAAATAGCCGACCTGTCCGGCCCCAATGGCACATCGCTGACGACCACACCTTCTGAACCCGTCCCACTCTCGGCGAAGCCGAAGATCGCCATAGCACTTGGCGGCGGCGCGGCGCGCGGCTGGGCCCATATCGGCGTCTTGAGAGCGCTCGACGAAGAGGGTGTCGAGGTCGGCATGATCGCGGGCACGTCGATCGGCGCGCTTGTCGGTGGCTGCTATCTCTCCGGCAAGCTTGACGAGCTCGAAGACTTCGCCCGTTCCCTCACCGTCCGCCGCATCGCCAGCCTGCTCGATTTCGCCATCGGCGGCGGTGGCCTGTTCGGTGGCCTGCGGCTCACCAAGCGCATGCAGGAGCACCTCGAGAACATCAGCATCGAGGATCTCGACCGTCCCTTCATCGCTGTCGCCACGGAAGTCCACAGCGGTCACGAGGTGTGGCTGGAAAAGGGATCGCTGATCACCTCGATACGCGCTTCATATGCGCTGCCGGGGATTTTTGAACCGATCCATGCGAATGGGCGCACCCTCATCGACGGCGCCCTCGTCAATCCCGTTCCCGTCTCCGTTTGCCGCGCCTACGAGCAGCAACTCGTCGTCGCCGTCAACCTCAACTACGATCTCTACGGCCGTTCCGCCGTCGTCAAGCACAACGCCGGCATGGAAGCCCCCGACGCTCCCGCCAAGCCGGGCAGTGCCTATTCGGCGCGTCTCGGCATGACGAGCGTCATGGTTCAGGCCTTCAACATCATCCAGGACCGCATATCGCGCGCACGCCTGGCCGGTGACCCGCCGGATCTGGCGCTCCATCCCAAGCTCAACGATATCGGACTGTCGGAGTTTCACCGCGCCGGCGAAGCGATCGAACGCGGTTACCTGGAGGCGAAAGCCAAGCTTGCCGAGATCAAGCGAATGCAGGAAGCGCTTACCCGATAG